The proteins below are encoded in one region of Salvelinus alpinus chromosome 27, SLU_Salpinus.1, whole genome shotgun sequence:
- the LOC139556524 gene encoding homeobox protein Meis2-like, translating to MSMAQRYDELAHYGGGMDGVGLPASMYGDPHAPRPLPQVHHLNHGPPPHPTQHYGAHAPHNIMPSSMGSAVNDGLKRDKDQIYGHPLFPLLALVFEKCELATCTPREPGVAGGDVCSSDSFNEDIAVFAKQIRAEKPLFSSNPELDNLMIQAIQVLRFHLLELEKVHELCDNFCHRYISCLKGKMPIDLVIDDRDGCKSDFDDLTGSATNLADHNPASWRDLEDAHSTPSVGTPGPSSGGHVSQSGDNSSELGDGLDNSLASPGTGDEDDQDKKRQKKRGIFPKVATNIMRAWLFQHLTHPYPSEEQKKQLAQDTGLTILQVNNWFINARRRIVQPMIDQSNRTVGQGTAYSPDGQPMAGFVLDGQQHMGIRPGGPMGGMGMNMGMDGQWHYM from the exons ATGTCGATGGCGCAAAGG TACGATGAGCTGGCCCACTATGGTGGTGGGATGGACGGAGTTGGACTCCCGGCGTCTATGTATGGAGACCCGCATGCTCCCCGGCCGCTTCCGCAAGTCCACCACCTGAACCACGGTCCGCCTCCACATCCAACGCAGCACTATGGAGCCCACGCACCCCACAACATCATGCCCAGCAGCATGGGCAGCGCTGTCAACGACGGACTAAAAAGAGACAAAGATCAAATCTATGG TCACCCGTTATTCCCTCTGCTAGCACTGGTGTTTGAGAAGTGTGAGTTGGCGACCTGCACACCGAGGGAGCCTGGAGTAGCGGGCGGCGATGTCTGCTCCTCAGACTCCTTCAACGAAGACATCGCTGTCTTTGCAAAACAG atACGTGCAGAGAAACCGTTATTTTCATCGAATCCAGAGTTGGACAACTTG ATGATCCAAGCTATACAAGTATTACGATTTCATCTTTTGGAATTAGAGAAG GTGCACGAGCTCTGCGACAACTTCTGCCATCGGTACATCAGTTGTTTGAAAGGCAAAATGCCCATCGACTTGGTCATAGACGACCGAGATGGCTGCAAATCAGACTTCGATGACCTGACAGGATCTGCCACAAATCTAGCAGATCAC AACCCGGCgtcctggagagacctggaagACGCCCACTCCACGCCTTCTGTGGGCACCCCGGGGCCCTCCAGCGGGGGCCACGTCTCCCAGAGTGGGGACAACAGCAGTGAACTCG GAGACGGCCTCGACAACAGCCTCGCATCGCCGGGCACAGGGGACGAGGACGACCAGGACAAGAAGAGGCAGAAGAAGAGAGGCATCTTCCCCAAAGTGGCCACCAATATCATGCGAGCGTGGCTCTTCCAGCACCTTACG CACCCCTATCCTTCAGAGGAACAGAAGAAGCAGCTAGCACAGGACACAGGCCTCACCATCCTGCAAGTGAACAACTG GTTCATCAACGCCAGGAGGAGAATAGTACAGCCTATGATTGACCAGTCtaacagaacag TGGGCCAGGGGACAGCATACAGCCCTGACGGTCAACCAATGGCAGGCTTTGTACTCGACGGACAGCAGCACATGGGAATTCGACCTGGCG GACCAATGGGTGGCATGGGAATGAATATGGGTATGGATGGACAGTGGCACTACATGTAA